One window of the Streptomyces asoensis genome contains the following:
- a CDS encoding TetR/AcrR family transcriptional regulator — protein sequence MTTEVKLSPRERLLEAAATLTYRDGVSIGVEALCKAAGVSKRSMYQLFESKDELLAASLKERSSAYVATLLPAADDGRSPRERILHVFEQVESQAEAPEFRGCRYLAVQVELKDPSHPASRVAHQVKANLTAFFRAEAEQGGAGDPDLLARQLSLVFDGASARAGIQADNLTGLVAPTVTTLLDAAGVR from the coding sequence ATGACCACCGAAGTGAAACTGAGCCCCAGGGAGCGGTTGCTGGAGGCGGCGGCCACGCTCACCTACCGAGACGGCGTCAGCATCGGCGTCGAGGCGCTGTGCAAGGCGGCAGGGGTGTCGAAGCGCTCCATGTACCAGCTGTTCGAGAGCAAGGACGAACTCCTGGCAGCAAGCCTGAAGGAGCGTTCCTCCGCCTACGTGGCGACCCTCCTGCCTGCGGCGGACGACGGCCGCTCCCCCCGCGAGCGGATCCTGCACGTCTTCGAGCAGGTGGAATCGCAGGCAGAGGCGCCCGAGTTCCGGGGCTGCCGGTATCTGGCCGTGCAGGTCGAGCTCAAGGACCCAAGCCACCCGGCGAGCCGCGTGGCCCATCAGGTCAAGGCGAATCTGACGGCCTTCTTCCGTGCCGAGGCCGAGCAGGGCGGGGCGGGCGATCCGGATCTGCTGGCCCGGCAGCTCAGCCTGGTCTTCGACGGCGCGAGTGCCCGCGCGGGGATTCAGGCCGACAACCTGACCGGGCTCGTCGCGCCCACCGTGACGACCCTGCTCGACGCGGCAGGCGTGCGCTGA